Proteins from a single region of Anomalospiza imberbis isolate Cuckoo-Finch-1a 21T00152 unplaced genomic scaffold, ASM3175350v1 scaffold_63, whole genome shotgun sequence:
- the LOC137467438 gene encoding uncharacterized protein, with protein MPWELTIETRFKRVTEEKAVIDSLQNLVEVLQKELEHERSLREEREKRVSKEKAVIDSLQTLVEVLQKELEYERSLREGRDKNLKHVESPKEVEEKEARHIKHIYPQKELVHIQNCGESCCSNLRPLIKTEYNFINEEDFDPHITTKEIPCTATELAKLKKEYSRLPQESETEYVFRVSLTGGDQIKLSEQEASGYWGHGVFLTTGNTRAPWSLTHRAAYWAGGLSPLERGDPLAITGTPDQLLENIHKAACLQMIHERTLISGYESPMQLPVKPEIMPPLIRGLPESLKPTAILLQKTIASITPVDRLDRFLGNPTDQTGSTSPSFTSLTTPAQPLSVQSDNSHKVWTWSQVAEELISYSRKYGSVNLPDDKPEKTRGVRHIVSPNEKPEKGKQISSTDESSPEDFVTTLQTLLMEYSRRQS; from the coding sequence CCATTGAAACCCGTTTTAAACGGGTGACTGAAGAGAAGGCAGTCATAGACTCCTTGCAAAATTTGGTAGAAGTTTTGCAGAAGGAATTAGAACATGAAAGGAGTCTTagagaagagagggagaaacgggtgagcaaagaaaaagcagtaatagaCTCCCTACAAACCCTAgtagaagttttgcagaaagaattagaataTGAAAGAAGTCTTAGAGAAGGGAGagataaaaacttaaaacatgtagaatcaccaaaagaagtagaagagaaagaagcacGCCACATTAAACACATATACCCCCAGAAAGAATTGGTACACATACAAAATTGTGGAGAATCTTGTTGTTCCAATTTGAGACCtctcattaaaacagaatacaattttataaatgaagagGATTTTGACCCTCACATTACCACAAAAGAAATACCATGCACTGCCACTGAATTagccaaattaaagaaagaatattcacGTCTCCCTCAAGAATCAGAGACAGAATATGTGTTTAGAGTCTCACTCACTGGAGGAGACCAAATTAAATTAAGTGAGCAAGAAGCCAGTGGCTATTGGGGACATGGAGTTTTCTTAACAACAGGAAATACTCGAGCTCCATGGTCCCTGACACACCGCGCAGCTTACTGGGCAGGGGGACTTAGCCCCCTTGAAAGAGGGGACCCTCTAGCCATTACCGGCACGCCAGATCAACTTTTAGAAAACATTCACAAAGCTGCCTGCTTGCAAATGATACATGAAAGAACACTGATTTCTGGCTATGAATCACCTATGCAATTGCCAGTAAAACCTGAAATAATGCCACCTCTAATTCGAGGTCTCCCTGAGTCCCTTAAACCAACTGCAATCCTCCTTCAGAAAACCATTGCATCTATCACCCCTGTAGACAGGCTAGATAGATTTCTTGGCAATCCTACTGACCAAACTGGTTCCACTAGCCCAAGCTTCACGTCTCTTACAACTCCAGCCCAACCTTTAAGCGTACAATCTGATAATAGCCATAAAGTGTGGACGTGGAGCCAAGTTGCAGAAGAGTTAATTAGTTACAGCAGAAAATATGGATCAGTGAATCTCCCAGATGATAAGCCTGAAAAAACCAGAGGGGTCAGGCACATTGTTTCTCCAaatgaaaaaccagaaaagggGAAACAGATCTCTA